Below is a genomic region from Kribbella qitaiheensis.
CGGGGCATCCGGACATCCAGGCCATCAGTAGTGGCGCAGGCGGGCGCGGAATCGTCGGGGATGAACGGGGCTGGGCGCAGGAAGGCCGTGCCGATTCGCAGTACTGATGGCCTGGAGGTTCGGGGCTAGACGGGTCTTCCGGCGATAAAGGTCTGCGTGACCAGGGGGACGCCGGGGCGGTACGCGAGGTGGAGGTAGGTGGGGGCGTCCAGGACTGCGAGGTCGGCGCGTGTGCCGGGGGCGATGCAGCCGATGTCGGTGCGGCGGAGCGAGGCGGCGCCGCCTGCAGTTGCGGACCAAAGGGCTTCAGCGGGGGTCATGTGCATCTCGCGTACGGCGAGGGCGATGCACAACGGCATCGAGGACGAGTAGCAAGAACCCGGGTTGCAGTCGCTCGCCAGGGCGACGGTGACGCCGGCGTCGATCAGGCGGCGGGCGTCCGGGTACGGCGAACGGGTGGAGAACTCGACTGTGGGCAGCAGCCCTGCCACCACACCGGAGGAAGCGAGGGCGTCGACGTCAAGGTCAGACAGGTGCGTGCAGTGGTCGGCCGCGGCCGCACCTAGCTCGCAGGCAAGCTGTACGCCGGGGCCGAAGCCGAGCTGGTTCGCGTGCACTCGCAAACCCAGTCCCTTGGCGGCACCGCTGGTCAGGATCGCCCGCGCCTGGTCCGCATCGAAGGCACCCCGCTCGACGAAAACGTCCACCCACTTCGCATGGCCCGCGGCCGCATCCAGCATCGGCCCGGTCACCAGCGATACGTACGCCGCCGGGTCATCCGCGAACTCGGGCGGCACCACGTGCGCTCCGAGGTAAGTGGTCTCGTCGGTGAACTCCGAGGCGATCGCCAACGCACGCGACTCGTCCACAGAGGTCAGGCCGTAGCCGGACTTGATCTCGACCGTGGTGGTCCCCTGGCGACGCATCTCGGTCACCAGCCGGGCCACGTTCGCCCGCAGTTGCTCGTCGGACGCCGCGCGGGTCGCGGCGACCGTGGTCCGGATCCCGCCCGCGCTGTACGGCGTACCGGTCATCCGCGCGGCGAACTCCTCGGCCCGATCACCCGCGAAGACCAGATGCGAATGCGAATCCACGAAGCCCGGGATCACAGCACGCCCGCCGAGATCCAGCGAGCTGTCCGCCGCCGGTGCGTCCCGGCGCGACCCGACCCAGGCGAACCGCGACCCTTCGATCACCACCGCCGCGTCCCGGATCTCGCCCACGGCAGCATCATCCGCGCCGCCCGAGCCAGCACCACCAGAGCCGGCGCGACCGCGCGCCGAGCCGCCTGGCAGCGCGCCACGCTCCGGGTCGTTCGTTACCAGAGACCCGATCCCCGTCAGCAAGAGCGAGGTCATCCCGTCACCGC
It encodes:
- the hutI gene encoding imidazolonepropionase, which codes for MTSLLLTGIGSLVTNDPERGALPGGSARGRAGSGGAGSGGADDAAVGEIRDAAVVIEGSRFAWVGSRRDAPAADSSLDLGGRAVIPGFVDSHSHLVFAGDRAEEFAARMTGTPYSAGGIRTTVAATRAASDEQLRANVARLVTEMRRQGTTTVEIKSGYGLTSVDESRALAIASEFTDETTYLGAHVVPPEFADDPAAYVSLVTGPMLDAAAGHAKWVDVFVERGAFDADQARAILTSGAAKGLGLRVHANQLGFGPGVQLACELGAAAADHCTHLSDLDVDALASSGVVAGLLPTVEFSTRSPYPDARRLIDAGVTVALASDCNPGSCYSSSMPLCIALAVREMHMTPAEALWSATAGGAASLRRTDIGCIAPGTRADLAVLDAPTYLHLAYRPGVPLVTQTFIAGRPV